One Paraburkholderia kururiensis DNA window includes the following coding sequences:
- a CDS encoding ATP-binding protein, with product MSQMHQSSVRAPGTQRIVKVRRDYNAWVGDETLEDYALRFTPRSFRRWSELRVANTAIGAVSFLVLEAIGGSLVINYGFTNAFWAIAAVSVLIYLTSLPISYYAARYGVDMDLLTRGAGFGYIGSTVTSLFYAIFTFIFFALEAAIMALALQLYFHISLAIAYVLSSLVVIPIVMFGVTLINRLQSWTQPLWLVLFVLPYAAVLWQHPGLVAQWTTFAGFAPQGRAFSLIAFGQAATVVFALIVQVGEQVDYLRFLPPLTEKNRIRWWLALLSAGPGWIVPGALKMLGGAFLAFVAIQYEVDIAHAAQPTQMYLVAYHQLLDRMGLANWALPAMTLFVIVSQLKINVTNAYAGSLAWSNFFARLTHSHPGRVVWLVFNVMIALLLVEMGVFDAIGKVLSLYANVAIAWIGALFADLVVNKPLGYSPRYIEFKRAHLYDVNPVGVGAMLIAAAVGMLAHGGAFGALGEAMSPFIALGVAFVCAPLLAIATRGRYYLARASQPTGDATSLRCAICENTFEPDDTAHCPAYGGTICSLCCSLDSRCHDRCKPHARLATQVDLALHRVFPRARLGPAAMRLVHYASLVLAMLTVLASVLYLIWSQSITSLAAADSPAGQAIAGSFLKIFFALSLVGCIAAWWFVLERESRRVTQEESQRQNELLMQEIDAHQKTDAALKRATAAAESANQAKSRYVSGLSHELRTPLNSILGYAQLLLQAKDELSPLRYNAVRTIHRSGEHLLALVDGLLDVARIEAGKLQLNITKVPLADFVAHVTSMLRPQALEKALSFEVQTIGRLPATVKSDQKCMGQILTNLIGNAIRFTSAGKVTLRVSHALDTLKFEVVDTGPGIPAAEMERLFLPFERGEAAHAHDHGAGLGLTICRLLTHALGGSLDVDSEVGRGTRFVVKLFAPAVHSAADARTELAAIQGYAGARRTILVVDDLADQRGIVAQLLTPLGFDVAEAASGPDALRWLGTHAADAIIMDISMPLMDGYETSRIIGENQLSSAPIVLLSANAFADDRERAGATGCAGYLVKPLQVNVLLDKLAQLLAIEWIASPAPTFADAASPVRTEARLALPEPVLQRIRAHLDVGYVQGVVEQLDAARAAYPALRGQVDALRALAERFQLRDLENELDRLPGSRTA from the coding sequence ATGTCCCAGATGCACCAGAGTTCAGTACGCGCGCCCGGCACGCAGCGCATCGTCAAGGTTCGGCGCGACTACAACGCGTGGGTCGGCGACGAAACGCTCGAGGACTACGCGCTGCGCTTCACGCCGCGTTCGTTTCGCCGCTGGTCGGAGCTGCGCGTCGCGAATACGGCCATCGGCGCGGTGTCGTTTCTCGTGCTGGAAGCGATAGGCGGCAGCCTCGTCATCAACTACGGGTTCACCAACGCGTTCTGGGCCATCGCGGCCGTCTCGGTGCTGATCTATCTGACGAGCCTGCCCATCAGCTATTACGCGGCGCGCTACGGCGTGGACATGGACCTGCTCACGCGCGGCGCGGGCTTCGGCTATATCGGCTCCACCGTCACGTCGCTGTTCTACGCGATCTTCACGTTCATTTTTTTCGCGCTCGAAGCGGCCATCATGGCGCTCGCGTTGCAGCTGTACTTTCATATCTCGCTCGCCATCGCCTACGTGCTGAGTTCGCTCGTCGTGATTCCGATCGTGATGTTCGGCGTTACGCTCATCAACCGTCTGCAAAGCTGGACGCAGCCGCTCTGGCTCGTGCTGTTCGTGCTGCCCTACGCAGCCGTACTGTGGCAGCATCCGGGCCTCGTTGCCCAATGGACCACGTTCGCGGGCTTCGCGCCGCAAGGCCGCGCGTTCAGCCTCATCGCCTTCGGCCAAGCCGCGACCGTGGTGTTCGCGCTGATCGTGCAGGTGGGCGAGCAGGTGGACTACCTGCGCTTCCTGCCGCCGCTCACCGAAAAGAACCGCATACGCTGGTGGCTCGCGCTGCTTTCCGCCGGGCCGGGCTGGATCGTGCCCGGTGCGCTCAAGATGCTGGGCGGCGCGTTTCTCGCGTTCGTCGCGATCCAGTACGAAGTGGATATCGCGCACGCGGCACAGCCCACGCAGATGTATCTCGTCGCGTATCACCAGTTGCTCGATCGCATGGGACTCGCCAATTGGGCGCTGCCGGCCATGACGTTGTTCGTCATCGTTTCGCAGTTGAAGATCAACGTGACAAACGCTTACGCGGGCTCGCTCGCGTGGTCGAACTTCTTCGCGCGGCTCACGCACAGTCACCCTGGGCGCGTGGTGTGGCTCGTCTTCAACGTCATGATTGCGCTGCTGCTGGTGGAGATGGGCGTGTTCGACGCCATCGGCAAGGTGCTCTCGCTCTACGCGAACGTGGCGATAGCCTGGATAGGCGCCCTCTTCGCCGACCTCGTGGTCAACAAGCCGCTCGGCTATAGCCCGCGCTACATCGAGTTCAAGCGCGCGCATCTCTATGACGTGAACCCCGTGGGCGTGGGCGCCATGCTGATTGCCGCGGCCGTCGGCATGCTGGCCCACGGCGGCGCATTCGGCGCGCTGGGGGAAGCCATGTCGCCGTTCATCGCGCTCGGCGTGGCGTTCGTCTGCGCGCCGCTGCTCGCCATCGCCACACGCGGGCGCTATTACCTCGCGCGCGCCTCGCAGCCCACGGGCGACGCAACGTCGCTGCGCTGCGCGATCTGCGAAAACACCTTCGAGCCCGACGACACCGCGCATTGCCCCGCTTACGGCGGCACGATCTGCTCGCTCTGCTGTTCACTCGACTCGCGCTGCCACGATCGTTGCAAGCCGCACGCGCGCCTCGCCACGCAGGTCGATCTCGCGTTGCACCGCGTATTTCCGCGTGCACGGCTCGGGCCGGCGGCAATGCGGCTCGTCCACTACGCGAGTCTCGTACTCGCGATGCTTACAGTGCTGGCCAGCGTGCTCTATCTGATCTGGTCGCAGAGCATCACGTCGCTGGCCGCGGCGGATTCGCCAGCAGGGCAGGCCATTGCCGGCAGCTTCCTCAAGATCTTTTTCGCGCTTTCGCTGGTGGGCTGCATCGCGGCCTGGTGGTTCGTGCTGGAGCGCGAAAGCCGGCGCGTCACGCAGGAAGAATCGCAACGGCAAAACGAGCTATTGATGCAGGAGATCGACGCGCACCAGAAAACCGACGCGGCGCTCAAGCGCGCAACCGCTGCCGCCGAATCGGCGAACCAGGCGAAGAGTCGCTATGTGTCGGGCCTCAGTCACGAACTGCGCACGCCGCTCAACAGCATCCTCGGTTACGCGCAATTGCTGCTGCAGGCGAAAGACGAACTCTCGCCGTTGCGCTACAACGCCGTGCGCACCATCCACCGCAGCGGCGAACATCTGCTTGCGCTGGTGGACGGCTTGCTCGACGTCGCGCGCATCGAGGCCGGCAAGCTGCAACTCAACATCACGAAAGTGCCGCTTGCCGACTTCGTCGCGCACGTCACGTCCATGCTGCGCCCGCAGGCGCTGGAAAAAGCGTTGTCGTTCGAGGTGCAGACTATCGGACGGTTGCCCGCCACCGTGAAGTCCGACCAGAAATGTATGGGGCAGATTCTGACCAACCTGATCGGCAACGCGATCCGCTTCACGTCCGCCGGCAAGGTCACGCTACGCGTGAGCCACGCGCTCGACACGCTGAAATTCGAAGTGGTCGACACGGGCCCCGGCATTCCCGCCGCCGAAATGGAACGGCTCTTTCTGCCCTTCGAGCGCGGCGAAGCGGCGCACGCGCACGATCACGGCGCGGGCCTCGGCCTCACGATCTGCCGTCTGCTCACGCATGCGCTGGGCGGCAGCCTCGACGTGGACAGCGAAGTGGGCCGCGGCACGCGCTTCGTGGTGAAACTGTTCGCGCCCGCGGTACACAGCGCGGCCGACGCGCGCACCGAACTCGCGGCCATTCAGGGCTACGCGGGCGCACGCCGCACGATTCTGGTGGTGGACGATCTGGCGGACCAGCGCGGCATCGTTGCGCAATTGCTCACGCCGCTCGGCTTCGACGTGGCCGAAGCGGCGAGCGGCCCCGACGCGCTGCGCTGGCTCGGCACGCACGCTGCCGACGCCATCATCATGGACATCTCCATGCCGCTCATGGACGGCTACGAGACCAGCCGCATCATCGGCGAGAACCAGTTGTCGAGCGCGCCTATCGTGCTGCTCTCCGCCAACGCATTCGCCGACGACCGCGAGCGCGCCGGCGCCACCGGTTGCGCCGGCTATCTCGTGAAGCCGTTGCAGGTGAACGTGCTGCTCGACAAGCTCGCGCAACTACTCGCAATCGAGTGGATCGCCTCGCCCGCGCCAACCTTCGCCGACGCAGCGAGCCCGGTTCGTACCGAAGCGCGGCTTGCATTGCCCGAGCCGGTTCTGCAACGCATTCGCGCGCATCTCGACGTGGGCTACGTGCAAGGCGTGGTCGAACAGCTCGACGCGGCGCGCGCCGCTTACCCTGCCCTGCGCGGCCAGGTCGACGCCCTGCGCGCACTGGCCGAGCGCTTTCAGCTAAGGGACCTAGAGAATGAACTCGACAGACTGCCCGGCAGCCGCACTGCATGA
- a CDS encoding response regulator, translating to MNSTDCPAAALHDASDGRADLGEPPAWLGNRPVVLIVDDTPDNLAFLSDTLQAHGYAVLVALSGEAALKCLARVTPDVVLLDAMMPNMDGFETCTRMKQDSRHEHLPVIFMTALTESEHVVRGFRVGGIDYVTKPVRPEEVCARIGAHVRRSRAQLYANAALSLETRAALVVAADGTIRWQSPQAARQIEAYRARDGQPSDEAIAPPRLPPTLRGWFADWLARGCPTKAVHEFTEGDVRRSATVAPAPEPGEWIVILTEVDDAAHRDALVERFALTAREAEVLLWVSRGKTNRDIGDILGMAARTVNKHLEHLFRKLHVETRAAAAALVVKTLDRS from the coding sequence ATGAACTCGACAGACTGCCCGGCAGCCGCACTGCATGACGCGAGCGATGGTCGCGCCGACCTGGGCGAGCCGCCCGCGTGGCTCGGCAACCGGCCCGTCGTGCTGATCGTGGACGACACGCCCGACAACCTGGCATTCCTCTCCGATACGTTGCAGGCGCACGGCTACGCCGTGCTCGTCGCGTTGAGCGGCGAAGCGGCATTGAAGTGCCTTGCGCGCGTGACGCCCGACGTCGTGCTGCTCGACGCGATGATGCCCAACATGGACGGCTTCGAAACCTGCACGCGCATGAAGCAGGACAGTCGGCACGAGCACTTGCCCGTGATCTTCATGACGGCGTTGACGGAGAGCGAACACGTGGTGCGCGGCTTTCGCGTGGGCGGCATCGACTACGTGACGAAGCCGGTGCGGCCCGAGGAAGTCTGCGCGCGCATCGGCGCACACGTGCGGCGCTCGCGCGCGCAGCTTTATGCGAACGCGGCGCTGTCGCTGGAAACGCGCGCCGCGCTCGTCGTTGCCGCAGACGGCACGATCCGCTGGCAGAGCCCGCAGGCCGCGCGGCAGATCGAAGCGTATCGTGCACGCGACGGGCAACCGTCCGACGAAGCCATCGCGCCACCACGATTGCCGCCCACGCTGCGCGGCTGGTTCGCAGACTGGCTTGCGCGCGGCTGCCCCACCAAGGCCGTGCACGAATTCACGGAGGGCGACGTGCGGCGTTCGGCAACCGTGGCGCCCGCGCCCGAGCCGGGCGAATGGATCGTGATCCTCACCGAAGTGGACGACGCCGCGCATCGCGACGCGCTCGTCGAACGCTTCGCACTGACGGCGCGCGAGGCCGAAGTGCTGCTGTGGGTATCGCGCGGCAAGACCAATCGCGACATCGGCGACATTCTGGGCATGGCGGCCCGCACGGTGAACAAGCATCTCGAACATCTGTTCCGCAAGCTGCACGTGGAAACGCGTGCGGCTGCGGCAGCGCTTGTGGTGAAGACGCTGGACCGCTCGTAG
- a CDS encoding ABC transporter permease, translating to MTVPTEGSTLGDERRPSGVKALRARIFAPAALQKMLAFASLILLLLFFSFASPAFMQMDNILGILQATAVNGVLAIASTFVIITGGIDLSVGTLMTFTAVICGVFLTFWHLPMWIGVLAAIGTGALTAKMKIPPFIATLGMMLLLKGLSLVISSDKPIYFTDTENFYMISQDSLIGYLLPSVPVPNAVLILFFLAIVSSITLNRTALGRYTFALGSNEEAVRLSGVNVDRWKIAIYGLGGAICGIAGLLIASRLNSAQPALGQGCELEAIAAVVIGGTSLSGGSGTILGTIIGAFIMSVLTNGLRIMSVAQEWQIVVTGLIIILAVYADILRRRKR from the coding sequence ATGACAGTGCCTACGGAAGGTTCAACGCTTGGCGACGAGCGGCGGCCATCGGGCGTGAAGGCGCTCAGGGCGCGCATCTTCGCGCCCGCGGCGCTGCAGAAGATGCTCGCGTTCGCAAGCCTGATCCTGCTGCTGCTGTTCTTCAGCTTCGCGTCGCCGGCTTTCATGCAGATGGACAACATCCTCGGCATTCTGCAGGCGACCGCGGTGAACGGCGTGCTCGCCATCGCGTCCACGTTCGTCATCATCACGGGCGGCATCGATCTTTCCGTGGGCACGTTGATGACCTTCACGGCCGTGATCTGCGGCGTGTTCCTTACGTTCTGGCACCTGCCGATGTGGATCGGCGTGCTGGCGGCCATCGGCACGGGTGCGCTCACGGCGAAGATGAAGATTCCGCCGTTCATCGCCACGCTCGGCATGATGCTGTTGTTGAAGGGGCTGTCGCTCGTCATCTCGTCGGACAAGCCCATCTATTTCACCGACACCGAAAACTTCTACATGATTTCGCAGGACTCGCTGATCGGTTATCTGCTGCCCAGCGTGCCCGTGCCGAACGCGGTGTTGATCCTGTTCTTCCTCGCCATCGTGAGTTCCATCACGCTCAATCGCACGGCGCTTGGGCGCTATACGTTCGCGCTGGGCAGCAACGAGGAAGCGGTGCGCCTCTCGGGCGTGAACGTGGACCGCTGGAAGATCGCCATCTATGGCCTGGGCGGTGCGATTTGCGGCATCGCGGGCTTGCTCATCGCTTCGCGTCTGAATTCCGCGCAGCCCGCGCTCGGGCAGGGCTGCGAACTCGAGGCGATTGCGGCGGTGGTGATCGGCGGTACGTCGTTGAGCGGCGGCTCGGGCACGATTCTCGGCACCATCATCGGCGCGTTCATCATGAGCGTGCTGACCAACGGCCTGCGCATCATGTCCGTCGCGCAGGAATGGCAGATCGTGGTGACGGGGCTCATCATCATTCTCGCCGTGTACGCCGACATCCTGCGGCGCAGGAAGCGGTGA
- a CDS encoding L-fuconate dehydratase: MTTITRLSVRDIRFPTSRSLDGSDAMNAAPDYSATYVTLETDSPQGFTGHGLTFTIGRGNEICVSAVQALAPLIVGKSLEQITANMGAFWHEFTSDSQLRWIGPDKGAIHLATAAVVNAVWDLWAKAEGKPVWKLLVDMRPEELVRCLDFRYVTDAITPHEAIALLHRHAATRAVREQEMLAHGYPAYTTSAGWLGYDDDKIRRLAREGIAQGWTHFKQKVGGNIEEDVRRARILREEIGERCKLMMDANQVWDVDEAVTHMRRLAEFDPWWIEEPTSPDDILGHAAIRRRIAPIGVATGEHCHNRVMFKQLLQAQAIDFCQVDSCRLGGLNEVIVVLLMAAKYGVPVCPHAGGVGLCEYVQHISLFDYICVSASLDNRVLEYVDHLHEHFVDPVVIRNGRYMPPQRPGYGIEMHAASLERHRFPDGPVWQG; the protein is encoded by the coding sequence ATGACGACGATTACACGGCTGTCCGTGCGGGACATCCGCTTTCCGACTTCGCGCTCGCTCGACGGCTCCGACGCGATGAACGCGGCGCCCGACTATTCGGCCACCTACGTCACGCTCGAAACCGATTCGCCGCAGGGCTTCACAGGACACGGCCTGACCTTCACGATCGGGCGCGGCAACGAAATCTGCGTGAGTGCCGTGCAGGCGCTGGCGCCGTTGATCGTCGGCAAGTCGCTCGAACAGATTACGGCGAACATGGGCGCCTTCTGGCACGAGTTCACCTCGGACAGCCAGTTGCGATGGATCGGCCCGGACAAGGGCGCCATTCATCTGGCCACAGCCGCCGTGGTGAATGCCGTGTGGGACCTGTGGGCGAAGGCCGAAGGCAAGCCGGTGTGGAAGCTGCTGGTGGACATGCGCCCCGAGGAACTGGTGCGTTGCCTCGACTTCCGTTACGTAACGGACGCCATCACACCGCATGAAGCCATCGCGCTACTGCATCGCCATGCAGCGACGCGAGCCGTGCGCGAACAGGAGATGCTCGCGCACGGCTACCCGGCGTACACCACGTCCGCAGGCTGGCTGGGCTACGACGACGACAAGATCCGGCGGCTCGCGCGCGAAGGCATTGCGCAAGGCTGGACGCACTTCAAGCAGAAGGTGGGCGGCAATATCGAAGAAGACGTGCGGCGTGCCCGCATTCTGCGCGAAGAAATAGGCGAGCGCTGCAAGCTGATGATGGACGCGAACCAGGTATGGGACGTCGACGAAGCCGTGACCCACATGCGGCGCCTGGCCGAATTCGACCCGTGGTGGATCGAAGAGCCGACGAGCCCCGACGACATTCTCGGTCACGCGGCCATTCGCCGGCGCATTGCACCCATCGGCGTGGCCACCGGCGAGCACTGCCATAACCGCGTGATGTTCAAGCAACTCCTGCAAGCGCAAGCCATCGACTTTTGCCAGGTGGACAGCTGCCGCCTGGGCGGCCTGAACGAAGTGATCGTCGTGCTGCTCATGGCCGCGAAATACGGCGTGCCTGTGTGTCCGCATGCGGGCGGCGTGGGATTGTGCGAGTACGTGCAGCACATTTCGCTGTTCGACTACATCTGCGTGTCGGCGTCGCTGGACAATCGCGTGCTCGAATATGTGGACCATCTGCACGAGCATTTCGTCGATCCCGTGGTGATCCGCAATGGCCGTTATATGCCGCCGCAGCGGCCGGGCTATGGCATCGAGATGCACGCGGCGTCGCTCGAACGGCATCGGTTTCCTGATGGGCCAGTGTGGCAGGGGTGA
- a CDS encoding MFS transporter, giving the protein MHRDLDSFTPSPRLALLATSLGFVIICLDVTVVNVALARIRASLAVDATALEWVVNAYTLAFASLLLSAGALADRLGARRVFVSGFAVFTCASVGCGLSSGAAMLVTSRVLQGVGAALCVPSSLALLGAAFPEARARAKAVSVWAGTAALALGAGPLVGGVLVDRFGWQAIFLINVPVGVAGIWLTLRHAPDTVRQAARRIDLLGQTLAVVTLAALTYAVVESGRLGWTSLTVMTGLVCSLATGVLFVIVEARQAQPLLPLALFRNAAVNVSALTGLSLNFGYYGLMFAMSLFFQNVRNDTPLETGLAFLPMTAVVTVANIASGALTARFGYRLPMIAGQVLAAVGYGSLVFVHADSSALVVSLPLLAVGVGVALAVPSINTAVLAHVGPSSFGIASGVLNTARQIGGVLGVGMFGSLTGVAAREWVSGLHVAVALAAGMTLFTAVIAAVSLEASRSTARAGTCAARAVRSVD; this is encoded by the coding sequence ATGCACAGAGACCTCGACTCGTTCACGCCGTCACCACGCCTCGCCCTGCTCGCGACGAGCCTCGGCTTCGTCATCATCTGTCTCGACGTGACGGTCGTGAACGTCGCGCTTGCACGCATTCGCGCGAGCCTTGCCGTCGATGCCACGGCGCTCGAATGGGTCGTCAACGCTTATACGCTGGCGTTTGCGAGCCTTCTGCTCAGTGCCGGCGCGCTGGCCGACCGGCTGGGCGCGCGGCGCGTGTTCGTGAGCGGCTTCGCGGTGTTCACGTGTGCGTCCGTGGGATGCGGTTTGTCGTCCGGCGCGGCGATGCTCGTCACGTCGCGCGTGTTGCAGGGCGTGGGTGCCGCGCTGTGCGTGCCGTCGTCGCTGGCGTTGCTGGGCGCCGCATTTCCCGAGGCGCGTGCGCGCGCGAAGGCCGTAAGCGTCTGGGCAGGCACGGCGGCGCTCGCGCTGGGCGCTGGGCCGCTCGTGGGCGGCGTGCTGGTGGACCGTTTCGGCTGGCAGGCCATCTTCCTCATCAACGTGCCGGTGGGTGTGGCCGGTATCTGGCTCACCCTGCGCCATGCACCGGATACGGTTCGGCAAGCCGCGCGCCGTATCGATCTATTGGGGCAGACGCTCGCAGTTGTCACGCTCGCTGCGCTCACGTATGCCGTGGTCGAAAGCGGAAGGCTGGGGTGGACGAGCCTTACGGTCATGACGGGACTCGTCTGTTCGCTCGCGACAGGTGTGCTGTTTGTGATCGTGGAAGCGCGGCAGGCGCAACCGCTGCTGCCGCTCGCCCTGTTTCGCAACGCTGCGGTCAACGTAAGCGCGTTGACAGGACTCTCGCTGAACTTCGGTTACTACGGGCTCATGTTCGCAATGAGCCTGTTTTTCCAGAACGTGCGCAACGACACGCCGCTCGAAACGGGCCTCGCCTTCCTGCCGATGACGGCCGTCGTCACCGTTGCGAATATCGCTTCGGGCGCGCTCACCGCGCGGTTCGGATACCGGCTTCCGATGATCGCGGGTCAGGTGCTCGCCGCGGTGGGGTATGGGTCGCTCGTGTTCGTTCACGCCGACAGCAGCGCGCTCGTTGTCTCGCTGCCGTTGCTCGCGGTGGGCGTGGGCGTGGCGCTCGCCGTGCCGTCCATCAACACGGCGGTGCTGGCGCATGTGGGGCCGTCTTCGTTCGGCATTGCGTCCGGCGTGCTGAATACCGCGCGTCAGATTGGCGGTGTGCTCGGTGTGGGCATGTTCGGTTCGCTGACCGGCGTGGCGGCGCGTGAGTGGGTAAGTGGATTGCACGTGGCGGTGGCGCTCGCGGCGGGGATGACGCTCTTCACCGCGGTGATTGCCGCGGTGAGCCTGGAGGCGTCGCGTTCAACGGCACGCGCCGGCACGTGCGCCGCGCGAGCCGTTCGTAGCGTGGATTAA
- a CDS encoding ABC transporter substrate-binding protein: MLRTKRSVVGVVTGIGMLVAGAGMAHAEEPYIPLISKGFQHQFWQAVKAGAEESAKAHNVRITFEGPETEAMVDKQIDMLSAALAKKPQALGIAALDSKAAIPLLKRAQASKIPVIAFDSGVDSDIPLTTCATDNLAAAALAADKMAGMIGNAGEVGVIVHDQTSRTGIDRRDGFLNEMKAKHPNVKIVSVQYGGGDHLKSAEIAKAMIESHPNLKGIFGANEGSAEGAAIGVKESGKKLVLIGYDSGKEQKDDINSGLMAGAITQNPVGIGKCVVDSAVKALKGEKLPKKVDTGFYWYDKSNMTDPKIAAVLYD; this comes from the coding sequence ATGTTGAGAACGAAAAGAAGCGTGGTCGGCGTCGTGACCGGGATCGGCATGCTCGTGGCGGGAGCGGGCATGGCACATGCTGAGGAACCCTACATTCCGCTCATCTCGAAGGGCTTCCAGCATCAGTTCTGGCAGGCCGTGAAAGCGGGCGCGGAAGAATCGGCGAAGGCGCACAACGTGCGCATCACGTTCGAAGGCCCGGAAACGGAGGCCATGGTGGACAAGCAGATCGACATGCTCTCCGCCGCGCTTGCGAAGAAGCCCCAGGCGCTGGGCATTGCGGCGCTGGACAGCAAGGCCGCGATTCCGCTGCTCAAGCGCGCCCAGGCATCGAAGATTCCCGTGATCGCGTTCGATTCGGGCGTGGATAGCGACATCCCGCTCACCACCTGCGCAACGGACAACCTCGCGGCCGCCGCCCTTGCTGCCGACAAGATGGCCGGCATGATCGGCAATGCGGGCGAAGTGGGCGTGATCGTGCACGACCAGACGAGCCGCACGGGCATCGACCGGCGCGACGGCTTTCTCAACGAGATGAAGGCGAAGCACCCGAACGTGAAGATCGTTTCGGTGCAGTACGGCGGCGGGGACCACCTGAAATCCGCGGAAATCGCCAAGGCCATGATCGAATCGCACCCGAATCTCAAGGGCATCTTCGGCGCCAACGAAGGGTCGGCGGAGGGCGCTGCCATTGGCGTGAAGGAGTCGGGCAAGAAGCTCGTGCTGATTGGCTACGACTCGGGCAAGGAACAGAAGGACGACATCAACTCGGGACTCATGGCGGGCGCCATTACGCAGAACCCGGTCGGGATCGGCAAATGCGTGGTGGACTCTGCCGTGAAGGCACTGAAAGGCGAGAAGCTGCCGAAGAAGGTGGACACGGGCTTCTACTGGTACGACAAGAGCAACATGACGGACCCGAAGATTGCCGCGGTGCTCTACGACTGA
- a CDS encoding LysR family transcriptional regulator, whose product MDLLKAMTVFVRVVETGSLTAAAVACDLSPTMVGNHLQALEARLGTRLIHRTTRKQQVSAFGQAYYERCVDILGLVDDSERLALDHLATPRGRLRVTAPVVFSNECLVPAMADYCSRYPEVKLDIVATDSLSDLIDDGFEAAIRIGTLRNPDVVARPLAPYRLVLCASPAYLKANGVPSTPESLASHQCLTYAYPPRSEWHAAQPEWTFHGPEGPLSIAVDGKLRIDNAEALRRAVLGGLGIAMLPGILVGGDIRAKRMVEVLPGFPAPERPLNLLYLPERQTSPKLRSFIDFVVERFGAGRPAAGHSNR is encoded by the coding sequence ATGGACCTTCTCAAAGCGATGACCGTCTTCGTGCGCGTGGTCGAAACGGGCAGCCTCACGGCGGCAGCGGTGGCCTGCGATCTGTCGCCCACCATGGTCGGCAATCATCTTCAGGCGCTGGAGGCGCGGCTCGGCACGCGGCTGATTCACCGCACCACGCGCAAGCAGCAGGTCAGCGCATTCGGGCAGGCGTATTACGAGCGATGCGTCGACATTCTGGGGCTCGTCGACGACTCGGAACGCCTCGCGCTCGATCATCTCGCGACGCCGCGCGGACGGCTGCGCGTGACGGCGCCTGTCGTCTTCAGCAACGAATGCCTGGTTCCGGCCATGGCCGACTATTGCAGCCGCTATCCCGAAGTGAAGCTGGACATCGTGGCGACGGATTCGCTGTCGGATCTGATCGACGATGGTTTCGAAGCGGCCATCCGCATCGGCACGCTGCGCAATCCCGACGTGGTGGCGCGCCCTCTCGCGCCGTATCGGCTCGTGCTGTGCGCGTCGCCCGCTTACCTGAAGGCGAACGGCGTGCCTTCCACGCCCGAGTCGCTGGCCTCGCATCAGTGCCTGACCTATGCCTATCCGCCGCGCTCGGAGTGGCACGCCGCGCAGCCCGAATGGACCTTTCACGGACCGGAGGGACCACTGAGCATCGCCGTCGACGGCAAGCTCAGGATCGACAACGCCGAGGCATTGCGCCGCGCTGTGCTGGGCGGCCTCGGCATCGCCATGCTGCCCGGCATTCTGGTGGGCGGCGATATTCGCGCGAAGCGCATGGTCGAGGTACTGCCCGGCTTTCCTGCTCCCGAGAGGCCGCTCAATCTGCTGTATCTGCCCGAGCGCCAAACGTCGCCGAAGCTTCGCAGCTTCATCGACTTCGTGGTCGAGCGATTCGGTGCCGGCCGGCCCGCAGCGGGTCATTCAAACCGATGA